A single region of the Populus nigra chromosome 2, ddPopNigr1.1, whole genome shotgun sequence genome encodes:
- the LOC133682473 gene encoding protein transport protein Sec61 subunit beta-like: MAVGGTAPPRGSAAAAASMRRRRTTSGGASGGAAGTMLQFYTDDAPGLKISPNVVLVMSIGFIAFVAILHVVGKLYLVRRDA; this comes from the coding sequence ATGGCGGTAGGTGGAACTGCTCCCCCTAGAGGAAGTGCAGCAGCAGCTGCAAGCATGCGAAGGAGGAGGACAACAAGTGGTGGAGCTTCAGGAGGAGCAGCTGGGACCATGCTTCAGTTTTATACTGATGATGCTCCAGGACTCAAGATCTCTCCAAATGTCGTGCTTGTTATGAGCATTGGTTTCATTGCTTTTGTTGCCATTCTCCATGTTGTCGGAAAGCTTTACCTTGTTCGTCGGGATGCTTAA